gatacctACCTTAAGGATTTATGATGCGTGCGGAGCTAAAACTACAATCAAATCTATAATTTTGAATTAATAAATTCTCCGTCATAAAAACATTTGAGGTGTGCTTTTTTattccaaataaatatataaacatTATTGATTACCTTTGcataagttttatgatttcgaacataaattttatttgtttaatgggaaataaatttcattgacctcacacataaattttatttGCCAGCGCTAATAAACTTCATGTACTTTTGAACATAGCTTTtatttgatattgatttgataTTATATATGTTTCTAAACATAGTATTCATTTACGGaggcaaattgcaaaaatctatgtAGTTTCACACATAATAGATATACGGAAAATTGCCTCGGTGTAGATACCGGTTATTTTCActttgtttatatgaaaaaataagaCCTACCTTCCGGTTCCATATTGCTGTCTGCAtaaaaggccagtatcgacttaaaaagtaaagaggttacggaattttgttcaatattaccaaaaggaattttgacaactgatctgcatggagcaaattgtcacttttacttacggaataatcgagcagaatatttttccgaaagtaaagtgacagctcccattactttgcgtgggaaccttacaaatgccaattttgttttttgttcttttcaagTGGATACTGTTGTAAGAAATTTGTTTCGATTatttacttttccgattcagtgaacggaatttaacatgtgattgagatagaaaaagaaatttcttttgaacacgataccaacctaAACGCAGGAACTTCACGGCAAAATCTGGAAAAAGTTAATTCCGAGGCACCACCGAACAAATCCGGAACAAAAAAATGACTGTTGTCGCTTTTGTATGCTGAGCGGAAAATGATGGAAAGAGAGTCGAGAGAGTTGAGAGCTTCAAATCTGAAGCACTATgagttattttgataaattaaTGGACAAAATTCACATAAGTAATTCGAGATAAGAGATATATTTATGCAGGCTGTTAATTTTGAATGTCAGCGTTGTTTAATCACGTACATGTGATAATTCTGAAGTTCGGTTCATGATAAATAAGGAATTATAGTTCATatccagaaaaatatataatagattttattaaatttatacCATCTGATATTCCATAGTGAACATGACTGAGGGACGGTTGATGTGTTCTCCTTTTTACCAAGGTTTATCATTTAATGTTTTGACAGTTCtacatttttgaaattgaatGGAAGCACTTTCAATTTTACTTATGGAGATAGCAGGAAAAcactttgaaaatgaaaaaataatttgactATAGTCTTATAAGActatttttacttttattttcaagaaaacgaatcacttttcaaagaaaaagcacagacaaacagacataacactcgtcaaatttccatcgttcaacGATTTACTGGTTGATTCagataatcattagttggccaatcgatcaatCGTGGCGCTCGCATCGGATTAGCTCGAGTCTGACgcttgctcactaccgccatctgattcgtgatttgcccaaccaACTGaagtcaacagatgtcgttagtgtttgaatgacgatgaatttgatgagtgaatgtccaatgtgttatgtctgtttgtctgtgtttgaagtatgctcttttgactCTAAAGTAAtcaatccagttttccgcgagcggtaatggccgccagctttcctgcgggttagtctctgatttgacgtttctggaggtcaactgcacccaccgttcaagaattttgatcaatgtggtacataagaaggcttgaattcacttaatcagcaccttcttacaTTCCACATTGATCaccggtgggtgcagttgacctccacaaatgtcaaatcagagactaacccgcaggcaagctggcggccattaccgctcgcggaaaactggattatGACTTCGAAGTACgctcacagagaacagacatggaggctcgaacaaaatttcttgcaaaacatgtgtaaacaaacacaccgaacctcaacgccatcgacgtcgacattgcaactcacaatctcattttgacaacacgatggcgctggtatgctcttgcgtgcataacgacactagcacacagtggcattttttgatgacgctagcgctgattatgcacgggataacggcgacattccaaagttattcaaaatgaacagtaaaaagttatcacaacatggcgagtgcagcttcaacgtctgttctctgtggtacgctctttcgtgggagaatgggactacacacaaaaaggaataaatattatgcacaatTATGACTATCTTCTATTCACAAATGATTAACATAACATGAAAACAGGAAAAGTGTGTAAAACTTATCCTTTTTAAGAATCAAATTTTACTCCTTTTGTGGGtatacccggataaaaatgtactattggttcaatagtgtaaacaattgaattaccataaaatgtacggtatacaataggatatattgtttcttgatggttgcacagattgtatcaacactgaggatacaatacatcaacatatttctctaatgtaactatacttgcaattgtttttgaaacgttttcgtacataagtttcatacattgataactttcgaaacgttttttttacattgcatataagctatataacaatatttgcctcatagcgccaaatgtgcattttttccctttaaattgcattgttgaacagtaaagctgtcacaactgagaaattaaaaatcgtattgttttactatacaaatacaatacaatccattgtattttgaacagttttgttcggatatttcaacaatatattaaccatacaccCTATTGTGCGACgaaaaaaatctcagattttgtatagttacgatacttaacaacccgtacattctattgcgaaaacttcatttacatttgagtaaatggttcataacaatgcattctaatgtatttctatggttttatttacaatataatctattgccaatttaatgttattaatagtagtgttacaataaattgtattgttattctactgtattttttattcgggtagtCCCATTCTCCTGCATGCAAAAGAGTGTATTTATACCgaaaagagcatactttcagCTGTGCGTGTAGAGAATTTTCTCGGTGTTGGACTGTGGGTTGAACTTTGAGACAATATTTTCTCCAAACGCGGCCATGTGCGTGTGGAGACTTTCGCTGTGGGTAATTCGTtgtaaacaataacaaaaagcaGCTGATTTCAGTAGCATTGAAAGTGTGTGATAGTAATCGACGTGATTTGTAAactattaattttaaaatgatcaaaagaCCATCTAGCAAGGATAACGAGAATGACATTCTCCGCATGCAGCAGGATTTCTATGCCGAAACCAATCGCGATAGGAGTTTCCAACCGGCAGCCAAGGTGGTTCGTGTTGGACAAGACGCCGAAACCGATGGAGCGCCTGCAGTAAAAGGTTTCATCAATTATTAGTTGAGGTTGATTTGTTATCCGTGATTTTATATTTCTTCCTGATTTTTTCAGTTCCCAGGCAGTCGGAGTTCGCTCGTCGTCGGCAGCTTCAAAAAGCATGCAAAGATAATGCGGAAGAGGCAAAACCGCTGGTACCGGAAAACACGGTCATCGGAGAAATAGTCGAGAAGAGCTTTGAAATGAAATCTATTCCGATGGAACAAGACGAGTGTGGTGGTTTGGATGGGGAAGCTTTCCCGAAGCCAATCCATCTTAAAGTTGTCCCGGGGGGAACTGGACAAAAGAAAAGTTTGTTTGCTCAAATGTTTAATAAAGAAAGTGACGCTGCATCTTCGACTATGAAAAATAGGAACAGAGAATTGCATCTACCGGCGGAAAGCGTTATTCTTGAAGGGACCGATGCGATTGAAATTCACAAAGAGAATCTTGAAAAGATGAAACAAATGGATGAAAGTGAAATATTGAAGGAGAGGGAACATCTAATAAGCACAATGGATCCCCAGTTGGTCGAGTTTTTGAAGGCGCGAAAAAAAGGTTCAGTTGTGGATCAGAAGGTAACGCCAGAACCGATTCGGGAAGAATTTGAAGAGGAGGTCAACACTGAAGCTCCGAATTTGGATGTGTTTTGCCAGGAAGGGTCCGATCAATGGATCAACTTTGATATTTTGGAACCAGAAAAGTTAGAGTGGACCAAAAACATTCACAAAAGCTTGAAAGAACTCAAACCGGGGGAGACGTTTGAGGCCCGTTTTGATTGGAAGGGAGTTCTGCAACCGTATGTGGTAGAAAATGGGAACATGAATAAAGATGATCGGGAATTGTATCTGCATGGAGAGGAAGCAGAGCGTCCAGGATACACTTTGCAGGAATTGTTTCGTTTGGCACGTGCCAATGTTCTTCAGCAACGCATATCCGCTTTGAGCGCTATCGGCGGAATATTGAACATtcttaatcagggtttttacgATGGAGTGTTGGAGCTAcctatttcaaaaatattcttttttctcCGATTTGCACTCGATGAGAATACTCCGACAGTCGTTGAGGCTGCTTCCAGGGGTTTGGCCAATCTGTTTTACAACGATACGGATGAAACGCTACTTGATACGATCTACGATACCAAGCATGGAATTTACCAACCGGAACTTGGACTTAACATTACCCACAGTCGATCAGAGGAAGAAGAGCTCCGTCAAAAGGATCTCGAAGCAGGAATGGATTCTCTGAATTTGAACAGTAAACAACGATCGGAAAAATCCACTCGCAAGGTTCATTTCTCCGCCGAAGTCTACGACGACCCGGATGACATCCACAACCGAGAAACGATGAATGACTTCCATCTGGCAGAAACCGATCTGCTGGAGTGCCTTCTGCGAACGAACATCCTGGAACGGATTCGGTACATACTTTTCTCGATGCGACCAGAAGGGACTACCGTTATCAGTTGTACGAAACTGCTGATTCGTCTCGCGCGAACAAACGAATCGATGGCAGTGAAGATTGGCTCCAACGAGCTGCTGATGGGTGGTTTAATTAATGGCTATTTGAGCTCTTCGGAAGAGCAAGGTGGAAGGAATCGGTCGCCGCAACACGTTGTTATAAAGCTATTGCGAGTTTTGTGTTCCTATGGGAAAGATTTCTACGAAAGATATTTGGCGAGATACCACGTAACAAATCTGCTGAAGCGACACGTTTTCAGCAGGAAGGATATCAAAGTAAGATATCGATAAATTAATGCATCGTTTGAAATTAATTCTACTTTTTTGGTAACAGGTCACATTGATACAGATCCAAATCGAAACGTTTCGATTCATGAGATTGATTTTGAAGTATACTCAACTTGACGAATTGTATTGGTAAGTCAGATAATGTTTTTACGGACTTTGCTTTCCTTACTATTTGCGACTGGGTATAATTTAAGTTctagacaaaacaaaaaatagttACGGATCGTTTTCAAATCGCCCAATCGTAAATCAAATCCCGAAATTTTAGTGTCAAATGTATGCTACTTGTGGAGATATGGACTAGGACTTCAGATTGTTTCATGCGTATGACTTAACGCAACGACTTTGGGTTTGAGTAGCGCATTTGCACAATATTGCACGCGGCACCTTTACA
The nucleotide sequence above comes from Armigeres subalbatus isolate Guangzhou_Male chromosome 3, GZ_Asu_2, whole genome shotgun sequence. Encoded proteins:
- the LOC134227974 gene encoding RNA polymerase II-associated protein 1; this translates as MIKRPSSKDNENDILRMQQDFYAETNRDRSFQPAAKVVRVGQDAETDGAPAVKVPRQSEFARRRQLQKACKDNAEEAKPLVPENTVIGEIVEKSFEMKSIPMEQDECGGLDGEAFPKPIHLKVVPGGTGQKKSLFAQMFNKESDAASSTMKNRNRELHLPAESVILEGTDAIEIHKENLEKMKQMDESEILKEREHLISTMDPQLVEFLKARKKGSVVDQKVTPEPIREEFEEEVNTEAPNLDVFCQEGSDQWINFDILEPEKLEWTKNIHKSLKELKPGETFEARFDWKGVLQPYVVENGNMNKDDRELYLHGEEAERPGYTLQELFRLARANVLQQRISALSAIGGILNILNQGFYDGVLELPISKIFFFLRFALDENTPTVVEAASRGLANLFYNDTDETLLDTIYDTKHGIYQPELGLNITHSRSEEEELRQKDLEAGMDSLNLNSKQRSEKSTRKVHFSAEVYDDPDDIHNRETMNDFHLAETDLLECLLRTNILERIRYILFSMRPEGTTVISCTKLLIRLARTNESMAVKIGSNELLMGGLINGYLSSSEEQGGRNRSPQHVVIKLLRVLCSYGKDFYERYLARYHVTNLLKRHVFSRKDIKVTLIQIQIETFRFMRLILKYTQLDELYCDLHPALFYLLEWHYQHLVLDENGPFIIRQHCASLLALIGYDRVQHVAPVFSPHSWDRLFACFSKWFNAATKHGVNEFSQKLLLGACLDVAAKVRDISGSYYRSFFDGYLSVFLKSTKFDDLMQQLRHSPLYGFTPGMEDRSAKITPLPNVGGVLTLENHPTAPTLILTKSYPVFMLHAVLGLLRSHAVMDELPLQRFLCHRGHCNYLTQLAAMVSEKSRKITTPSGKSSTNWFLKGELEYLLEVLTVLVKYGRHRQRDRMDDFGMKESIPGEEIEIESMINNGRLLVAVAFRVLLHLSEEFYPAIVRLFDEVIFVRNFYPSQWLQDENGCSNTVAAEELQRWKFNYKVILKALLKREENSNTVRSNYTVSEWRTPLLAQTWPHSPLYLLLEKAEKGSAQLQHFTEEQIIKTALLFSELLEENNIVMTTVTHRLMYLMTSFLGPDAKFLDGDISALIKRRIDALQHEMLRSGERFDFDVRLEDQKSFQGLYQLVLDIFQSSSYGHAPFSALVMVPLAQRYDILWRNLVWSEHVAVLRFITCSEDQLFGSLDEYLQPEETDVTLIKFYSQALNSNLLRPGSIPARIAAHHVQAYRERMKAIKKSSITDQ